CAGTAATTGTAACATTTAACCAGCTAAGTATATAAACCTATATATTTGTAGTTCTCTTGAATATGGATTTGTAGCCCAGATACCtagtttaattaaaactgaCTTCATCGGGACCAATATCTACCGATGTAATGTTTTATGCGCATGTAGCATCCCAAAATCTTTACACACAAAGTAAAAATACTACTTATGAAGGacattctaattttttttattaaacattatgAGAAGGCTAAGTGCAATCCCCGGTACAACTTTTAGATTAaggcgcgttttaagcaattcaatattaCTTGTTCCAGCGGTGAAGTACATCATCGTGAGGATACCGGCACGCCTAagaatgttctgaaaggcgtgtatgtctactaatccgcacttggccaacgtagTCGATTACGACCTTTACCCATCAGTGcccggtaataagttgataatgatgatatatttgAGCCTCTCATAATATATGGACAACTCTAAGTGTTTGAAAACTGGAAAAGTCAccctacctacctaataaataCGTACATCTTGTTTACAAGTTTGATGTCGCACCATCAAGGATATAAACACACTGTGGTGTTGATTACATTAATTAGTAATAGCAATGTTAACTTCTTAATATAGCTATTTGATATTTCCTATGAATATGTTTTTGATAAACATTCATCAGGTATTACATAAGTAGTTTGTTATTGAGAATACagagtattttttaagtatattttactaCACTACGTGTGTTTACTGTTTAGGCCCTTGTCAATATCTCTATTAAAAACTGAGTATATGTGAAACATTcacaaatataaatacgaaaacAAATCGAATACGAGTGACTGCACAGACAATCACTTACCGTGCATTTATATTGAAAGCTTTTTCAAATCATCGTTCACGAATGATGAAAACTAATTGAATACGAAAGAGTGCAAAAACGCCCAAAGATATAGAGTCAATGTCCCGTAATTTTGATTCGTAGTAACATCCTATTTTGCATATTTCCAAGTCTACAATGTCGAATTGTagtaatgataatattatatttatatgccaGTCGCCTGCAGTGTGCGCATGCCATGCAGGTCATATGCGCTCGCGCAATTTGACCaatataatttatcatattTGTCCCACACTCCAACTGTCCACTATCATCAGTCTCGTCAGTCGCAATCGAGCATCCGCGCAGGCCACACAAGGCATGTGAACACAAGTTTGAtgaactttatattatattaatagtaatagACATCATGGGAATCTTAAACGCTGATGAAGAAGCTAGTGAAGTGAATACGGAAttagttttttatgttaatgGTAAAAAGGTTCGTACACATAACTAATTAGTTAACTATTCGATGATTTGGTGtgggtaatttattttttgtaaatgggTACATGGAAGATGCCTACTGTGTGcctatgtcatatttttgataattataGGTCACGGTAAGTATTGAACAGTGTAGACTTTCTAATCTCTGGAGATCTTGTCTTCCACAGATAAGAGCTAGGAAGGTATTATTaccaataaacaattattatttgagACTGCGGTCTCGTTTCGCACGCATGGTTTCAGATGTCTTCTCTAAGTAGGTAGGTTAGGTCTATTACCCCATTCTCGTCCGCATAGAGTTGCGAAGTCTCGTGGGCTAAATTTTAAACGATTTCTTctagaatatattattaatccATTTGGATATGTTGTCAATGGTTTTTATTGTTGAATTCATCAGATTttgtataaatgaataaaaaatgacGTTTCGCACCCAATATGCAGTTTTCAGCCACCCGAGATATTTCAAAGGAATATGAGAACATTAATATTGTACGTAGTACGTAGTcaagagtttatttttaaatgaaaatttttggTATTTCCTTTGCAATAAAGGGTCTAAGGTAGTTGTGACTATTGTCTGTAGTATCTACACGttgaaatacatatttaaacataggtagttatttttacataaattaagaaaaatggCTAAGTTTAAGGCAAGATGTGAAATAGGACCTACCTACCTGCCTAAGTACGTAATGAAAAAGTTTATATGCAAACCGGAAACatgactttaaaaatatttaaactaatttttgtaTATGGAAATTGAACATCGATTTGGCAAATGCTATCTAAGaattaaaagtaggtaggtaggtgaaTATATCTAGTATTACAGATCATCGGCGAttaaaaataggtatgtaggtagTTTAAACTGGTTGTATTATTAGATTAACTaccttacaattattatttacctatattctatttaagtacaaaggtaggtaggtacctccaaaatgatttaaatctttcattaaaaatgaaaattttaaattgaaatgacCATTAAAAAGTGCACCGAAGTTCACCAAGGCGTAATGTCCTATGTGAATAAACTAATAACCAGGTTAGCTAGCGATTTagcggtacgatgtcgcatagaaaacGAACAAAGGGTTTGGGTTAAATTTAAATGCCTTACCTCTAACGGGTTAGTCCGTTTCTTAAACTGCATTTTCACTTACCGCcgggtgagattgtagtcaagggcttactttcAGTGAAAAAAAGGGTCAGTGGCACGAATGAAATTATTCTCACTACTCATACTCGGCCACACCTAATCACCTACCTATTTACGTGGAATGCGTAAACTCCATTTTTCTTAAGGTTTCGGAACTTAAAGGTGCCCATTCACAGGCAATCCGTCAAAGCGATCGATAGCTTCAAAACTGAAGTGCTGAGTGAACTGAGTGCCGGCCAACACACAAGCAATCGGTCGCTGCGATCGAACATCACAGAAAGTCCTTTCATTAATTATTCTGTCAGTAAATTGTACTTATAGTAactatgtgtatatatattttatgaccGTCACTTGTCACTTGAAtaccacttaaaaccacaacgctTAACAGTGAGCTCAGCGTTGCGTCAGGGATTTGCAGACGAAATGTAAACGGTATAGAAACTAGTGCAAGACTTACGCGAGTGTACTTGCATGTGAAAACGCGCCAGATTGCATGTCATCTCCGAAATCGCTGAATGTCGTTTTACATGCAAATACACGCGATTATCAAGCGACGGATTGCCAGTGTATGAGCCCCTTTAGAAGCTTTAATAAACTGGTTAGTGGAAGCTCTTATCTGTGTTCTTTGGGGATAAGCGAGGTCAAGGAGACATACGGGTCACATAACCTAAAAGGTCGTTGTCTTATTGCACAATGTATAAAGATGTCATATGTTTGAGAGCGGTAAATAAATTACGTCACACGTTAAGTGGGAGCGAGAGGGTCAAGGAAGTGAAACACGGTGTTACAAGAGGCGGGGCGATCATCATCGTAACGACACGAATTTGGAAAAATGATGAACTGTGAATGAAGGCAAAATGCCCTTCGTGCCCATCGTTCCCTACGGCACGTAATAACTTAATGGGTTACCTTAAGGCACGTAGTGCATAACTACGAGCAACACGATGTAACACACTACTTATGCATATTTCTACTATCTTAGTGTAAATGCCTGAATCATTATGAGATTTTTTgttgcatttaatttaatttttaagactcAAATACCTAACCCAATACATTTTAGGATTTCCCTCCCTTTCCCTGACTAACATCCTCCTCATCGACACTGGAATCACCTCAAGAATAAACCCTTTCAAATCTATCTATTCTACGCTAATACCTTCCCGCCTACTTAAGTATTGCTTTGATTTTCcgttctttaattattttaatattaacgtaaaaaaatgcgggaggtaggtaggtacgtagaTACTAAATTCACATGCTTCCAACGTAACTTGTGGTTCTCCTGCAAAGTGTTAAAGTGCACGAGCTTGAGGCCGAGTCTGCTATTATCTGCCTTCTTTGATAACCCTTCGAATCGTCAATTTTATCAAGCTAGATAAAAAGAAGTAACAGTTTGGGCTTGTAGCAGTAGGTAGGTCTGTAAAATCTGTGATTTTGGAAAAAAACTAGATTTAGAAGACTTCATTTCTCATTTTAGCAATAAGATGCTTTAAACAGTTTCGTAAATGTAGTTACTTTACGTACCTAGTTACTTATTAAGCAAATAAGGCAAGACACTGCAAGACaccaattattatttagttttgcaACACGAAgtgttcttaaataaataaatagacatagcAATGACCTGagtaaatacataaatgtaaACCTGAGTTTACAAATACATTAGGTATTTAACGGAGGTACCTATTAAGCAAATAACTACTTGTTTGCTTGATAGGTACCTACGTTAAGTTATTTCGGTTTGTAACATGAATacctaaaacaaataaataataaataattataatacgacaatacacaattcgccatctagccccaaagaaagcgtagcttatgtcatgggtactaagatgactgatgaatatttggatgaataatatatataaatacatataatttacatttaaggcacccagacactgaaaaacattcatgttcatcacagaaacattttctagttgtgggaatcgaacccacggtcttggactcaaaaagcagggtcgctgcctgctgcgtcaatcggctgtcaaataagaGCAGCGCTCTTAATAAATGAATCGTCATAGCAATGACCTAATGATATTCGTAAATGCCCCTTAGCTGTCGTAATCATAACGTAATCTTAACAAGATAAAGACGTACCTACTACATATTTGACAGGCAAGGTCAAACCTTGATGGTCAAGATTGAAGCGACTAatcaaaaacatataaaatttataaaatttttaataccccgtctttcaatatagtgtacctACATCATTTTATTAGTCAAGCCCAATGGGCATTATTTTATACCCATATTAATTCGCCATTTTCGATTTGTAATTTGTCATTGTGCATAGTAATCTACTTACTGGTCAAggctcaaattcaaattcatttatttgcttaaaacatgacaaaatattatgaaCAGTCTaggacatgcaaatcttaaaatatctaggtatattaatttataaggtaggtatattaaccactcaattgcaaatatattaacaactagttgtaccctgccacgcttcgctgtggcacattgtgattgaatggttgagaaaaatagataaaaacaatccttgatgcgtaatatatatcatgctaaaatttcagcccgatcattgcagaactttttgagtttttgaagcgtacacaaaccaacataacatttttatatatgtatatatatagatatgtgttttagcactaaagatgtccctcctacttccagaggcaaccagtattatttggaaattatagagagttgcaatcattgactgcaaatcttacatagactcttccgcacttaaagttttagtagtagtacctattaaagcattttgtggccaagcttgtccagggaagtccctattacccccatgcctatttaagctgctaaggtgcgttccagtccgaagggtgtcatttcataggatgtgttccttgcatggcattcaaagtgttcctctgtttatgtaacaaattatggtttttcactaagcATTGGGTTCCACAGCTTGGtcaatcatttattactataaaaaaacctttaggatgttatcaacaattataattatataaataattttaacgcccgcacaatctcctctagggctaaaatttttcgaaatctgatagtaagtttAAGACCTTGATTTAACAAACAAGTCAATGTATgctctacatggatgcaaaatttcaattcaatcggatgtatagtttaatagttttaacggaacaaccgtaaaaaactctatagatttatatattagtataaataataaatattagtataattataaGAATGTCATGTACACTATGATGGCATTATAAGGTGTATTAGTTGTATGATTGTATGtcatacttaataaaaaagtcTGAATTGACTAaccatttgatatccatattgggGGAATTGTGATATGTAAATCCGCCATCTTGTGGAGGCTGCTATCTTGTACCGATTTTCATtagacatagctaagaacactaatacacttttcaaacaaaaaaataacaaaatcaaaatcgattcgTCCGTTCAGGAAAtccgatgccacagacagacacacacacgcagACACGTCCAATTAAAACACcccgtttttattttttgattggtCTCTCAAAAAGTCGCAGTTCGCAAACATGAACGCCGTTAACcaactttattaaatatagcTTTGTTATGCTAGTGGTTGCATGATTGACTAAATTACTACGAAGTCGTGCCGGGTACATCCTGAGAAAATTGTAACGTTTTTACTAAAGAAGGAGTATAACAAGTTTTCAATATCTCTGAGTCTTGGaacaacttaaaataatagttattattgtaattttacatGCTCTATTATCTATTCTACGTAATTATATGCCACAGCCATTCCACGAAAATAATGtttaagctttttgtgacagagctcgtccgggttaGTACTGCCGCCACGCTTATTTCGTCCGCTAAGCTGCTGCTtaaacattgttgcaatgctgtgctggtctgaagagcgtggttgccgatgtaattacaggctcatgcgTTTGACTGATACAGGGTAACAATTTGAAGGGCGTGTTTCATTCcatgcatgtcctgcgaagtgttgccctggttttccgcttaccatcaggtgggaagACCACATCTTGTGAGAATTGCTAGAGACGGGCAGACGCGTGGCATGATATGTCAACAAACCTCCTGGTCGCACCCAGAACGCAACGTTTcatcatttttgtatttgttcaAAATAAGGTTGAAAACTTGAAAGTGAAACAGATAACGCGGGTGTTAGAAAACAGATTTCATAGGTAGTTAAGTTGTTATAGCTTTAAAACAACCATTTGATAAAAACGTGTATAACTggaatgtattaaaataacaataattaattaacaattctAGGTGATAGAAACAAAACCGGATCCAGAATGGACACTATTGTGGTATTTACGGAAAAAGTTACGCCTTACTGGGACCAAATTGGGGTGTGCGGAAGGAGGGTGTGGGGCCTGCACCGTTATGATCTCCAAGTATAAtcgtaaagagaaaaaaatagtGTATCCTTTTTCTGTctacttttatgtttttatttcttaatccGGTATTTTCTTCAAGCCTAAATAACTgcaatatgttataaaataagaacaaaTTCCTTAACTATGTGTCCAGTCACCTTGCGGTCAATGCTTGTCTAGCTCCAGTATGCGCAATGCACGGATTAGCTGTCACTACCATAGAAGGCATAGGTTCCACTAAAACAAAGCTCCATCCGGTTCAGGAACGACTTGCCAAAGCCCACGGTTCTCAATGTGGATTCTGCACTCCAGGCATAGTTATGTCCATGTATACTTTGCTGAGAAGTTGTAAAAAAGTTAACTTCTCAGATATGGAAGTAGCCTTCCAAGGAAATTTATGTAGATGTACAGGTTACAGGGCTATTATCGAAGGTTACAAAACCTTTATCGAAGATTGGGAAACGAATCGAATTGTAAACGATAAGTCAAATGGTTCTAGTGGAGGCGCGTGCGGTATGGGAAAAGATTGTTGCAAAAACAGTACTGATAATAGCGAAAcagaatttatttttgataaatcttCATTTTTACCTTACGACTCAAGTCAAGAACCTATATTCCCCCCTGAATTAAAGCTTTCGCCCATTTACGATGACCAATATCTCATATATCAAGGTGCAAAAACAGCATGGTATAGACCGACAACACTCGAGTCGATGTTAAAGCTAAAGAACCAATATCCAGAGGCAAAAATAGTTGTAGGAAACACAGAAGTAGGAGTGgaagtaaaatttaaacattgcGTGTATCCAGTAATCATAATGCCAAATTTAGTTCCAGAAATGAATTCAGTGTTAGAAACGGATACAGGATTAGTAGTAGGAGCTGCTGTCACACTTATGGAAATAGAAAATGTTTTCAGAAAAAATATAGAACTATTACCCAAATATAAAACGAGGACACTAACAACAATAATAGACATGTTAAATTGGTTTGCTGGTAAGCAAATAAGAAATGTTGCTGCTATCGGTGGGAATATAATGACTGGCAGTCCTATATCAGATTTAAATCCAATATTAATGGCTTTAAAAGTAAAGCTCAACCTCCTAAGTGACAAGGAAGGTCATCGTACTGTTTTAATGGATGAAACCTTTTTCACCGGCTATAGAAAAAATGTTGTAAGACCGGATGAAATTTTACTTTCTATAGAAATTCCTTATTCGAGTAGATACCAGTACGTGAAGGCATTAAAACAGGCTAAGAGACGTGAGGACGACATATCAATTGTTACAGCTGCGGTTAACGTTGAATTTGAAAACGATACCAATGTAATAAACCAAATCACTATTGCTTTTGGCGGGATGGCACCGGTAACGAAGATAGCTACAAAAACCAGTCAATCACTCAAAGGATTAAAATGGAATGAAGTAATGTTGGATAAAGCTTACACATATATGTTGGATGAAATGCCATTAAATCCGTCGGTACCTGGCGGGAACGTACTATTTAGACAAGCATTAACTATGAGTTTATTTCTGAAAGCTTATTTAGCCATAGCGAAAGAAATGTCACAAGATTACATTCATGAAGATCTTATTAAACCATATCACAGCAGTGGTGCAGAACAGTTCCACGGCAGTGTACCTAAAAGTTCTCAGTACTTTGAACTAGTTGGTGATAAGCAAATAAAAAGTGATGCCGTCGGAAGGCCTGTTCCACACATGTCGGCGATAAAACAAGTAACTGGGGAAGCAATTTACTGTGATGATATACCAACTGCTGAGGGTGAACTATATTTAGCATTTGTTCTAAGTACTAAGGCACATGCAAAACTAGTATCTGTAAATGCAGAAGAAGCATTAAAACAACCGGGTGTAGTGGCTTTTTTTTCGGCCAAAGACTTGACAGAAGAACAAAATGCTATAGGGCCTATATTTCACGACGAAGAATTATTTGCAAGTACAAAAGTTGTAAGTCAGGGACAAACAATTGGGGTTATAATAGCTCAAGATCAGCAAACAGCTCAAAGCGCTGCTAGGAATGTTAAAGTAGAATATGTTGAATTAGAAccaacaataataacaatagaaGACGCTATTAAAAATGAATCATTTTACAAACAATTTCCTAAATCAATAAAAAGAGGGAATGTAGAACGCATGTTTAAcgatttaaataacataataatagaaGGAGAATGTCGAATGGGTGGGCAGGAGCACTTTTATTTAGAAACGCACGCAGCGTTTGCCATTCCGAAGAAGGAAGACGATGAGTTAGAGATATTCTGTTCTAGCCAACACCCATCGGAAATTGTGGTATGATATACTATTTTATGATTACAATTATTATcccaatatataaaaatatatatttaaaatatataattttaaattaaatgtattttacattaatttcaGAAACTAACTAGCCACATACTTCATGTACCGATGAATAGAATAGTAGCTCGCGTCAAGCGTTTGGGGGGAGGATTTGGGGGAAAGGAGTCTAGAGGTATGTTAGTCGCCTTACCGGTAGCGTTAGCTGCACATAAACTTCAAAGACCTGTACGTTGCATGCTCGATCGTGATGAAGACATGCAAATGTCGGGAACTAGACATCCTTTTCTACTAAAGTACAAAGCAGCGGTCACCAAAGAAGGAAAAATAATGGCGGCGcaagttaatatttataataatggagGATACTCAATCGATCTTTCGGGACCTGTAAGTATAAGAATATTGTGTCAATTGTTTCAAGGTTTCAAAAAAGTGactattatgtattaatatttattaattttcttcatttaggtagtggaaagagcaatgtttcATTACGAAAATGCTTATTATATTCCTAATTGTGAAGTTACTGGATATGTCTGTAAAACAAATCTGCCTAGCAATACAGCTTTTCGCGGATTTGGTGGCCCACAAGGTATGTTTGGAGCTGAAAATATGATTGAGGAAATAGCGTATAAACTGAAAAAAAGTCCAGAAGAAATTCGTAGAATAAATCTGTATCATGAAAATTCAGTTACTCATTATGGACAGGTATTAGAACATTGTACATTGCAAAGATGTTGGGATGAATGTGTAGAAAAAAGTGATTTAGTACAAAGAAGAATTAACATTGAAAACTACAACAAGTAAGACTACTtccaaatgtaaaattttttattttctcttaccagctttattatatttatattttattttaggcaaCATCGTTGGCGTAAGCGAGGAATTTCTATAATTCCAACTAAATTCGGTATTGCATTTACTGAAAAATTATTGAATCAGGCTGGCGCATTGGTTTTAATTTATACGGACGGTTCAGTTCTATTATCTCATGGGGGAACTGAAATGGGGCAAGGTCTTCATACGAAGATGATTCAAGTAGCCTCTCGGGTTCTTGGTATAGATACGTCGAAAATACATATAAGTGAAACATCGACAGATAAAGTACCAAACACTTCAGCGACAGCAGCCAGTGCTGGATCTGATCTAAATGGGATGGCTGTTCTTGAGGCATGCGAAACTTTGGTGAAGCGTCTTCAGCCATACAAGGACAAAAATCCCAACGGGAAATGGGAAGACTGGGTATCGGCAGCTTTTGTAGATCGCGTGAGCCTATCTGCTACAGGATTTCATGCTACACCAGATATTGGATTcgactttaataaaaactcaggGAAACCTTTTAATTACTTTACCTTCGGGGTAGCATGCACAGAAGTCGAAATTGACTGCCTTAGTGGAGACCATCAGGTTTTAAGAAGTGATATTGTTATGGATTTAGGGGAGAGTATTAATCCAGCTATTGACATTGGTCAGATCGAAGGTGCCTTTATACAGGGATATGGGCTATTTACAATGGAAGAGCTAATTTATTCTCCTACAGGAACTTTATACTCTCGTGGCCCAGGAGCGTATAAGATTCCAGGATTCGGTGATATTCCTCTTGAATTTAATGTATCTTTACTGAAAGGTGCGCCCAATCCCAGAGCAGTGTTTTCTTCAAAAGTAAGTAAATCCATtcaaaaatatacctaacatGAAAGAAAATTTGCTTTGTTTAATGAAATACACAAATCTGCGTGGTGTATTTTACTCCATTAATTCCCCAAATACGTTTGTTTCCCTCTGTTTGCAGATCATTTTTAAAAGATGTTGATTGAATACGAATGCATAGTCAAATTGTGTGTTGTAAAACCAATAGTATAGCCATAGCTTTACAgtaccatttttttatatttcaaaggGGTCTAATAGATGATAGATTAGGATGAGATAAGATCTATATCTTAGGGAGCTATTTAATAAAGTGTCCGCAGACAAATTTTTTCGAAACGATATTATCCACCTACTTACGAAATGTAAGACGTCTAAGTAATTTGAAACCTAACACCACCCTATGCTGACACTTATTTTGCATTTCGTAACGTGAGTTTCGAGTTTTCAGTAGGTATCGCCTGCTTCTACCgattaaaaactgtaaaaagTGCAAGTAAACGTGGGAATACATGTTGGAATTTTCACAGGCCGTTGGAGAGCCTCCACTATTCCTTGCGAGCTCGGCTTTCTTCGCGATTAAGGATGCAATTCGGGCAGCGCGAGCTGATGCAGGCGTTTCTCTTGATTTCTGTCTGGAATCCCCTGCAACATCTGCGCGTATACGCATGGCGTGTGAAGATCACATTACtcaaaaggtaattttttttatgtaaaaaaaaacacgcacatttttatatgtaagtgtgttattattattttcttaacacaATATGAAAATCAACTTTACCctaaaaagtaactaaaaagATAGCTTGtctacattataagacaagacATTACTATAAAAGCGTATTTTTAGAGACCTGTTTAGTGTACTTTGGCTGtcgcaaatttaaaataatctacTTACTAAAATAATGCCTGCAtctatgcatttttattttaaatgtaaaacttttgtttttatgttgttCGAAATTTCGATACAGTTACACGGACCGTGTTCATTATAAAATGTTGATTGTCCACGTAAGCATTAAAATCGCAAAGatctttgatttatttaatgCTGTATTCTGTACTTAATTTCAGATTCCCGTTCCGCAGCCAGGCAGCTATGTTCCATGGAATGTTGTTCCTTAAACAAACCTCGGCACGTTATTTATAATAGTCAAATAAGTAAAATTGTATCATACAAATgcgttgtttttctttcacaCAGGTGGGTACTCCCGGTTAaaagcgattaaaaaaaaatcgatagcCTACCTATTCGTGTGTGCATTGGTATGCTGCTCCACTCCTTTTCTGTGCACCGCTATAAATAAATCCCTTTCCAATAAGAGAGGCAGCTTATGAGAGGAGGTTTGGACCAACAGTGGGCCAGTAACGTTGTTCGTATTTTAACCAAGATATTGTCTCCAAAGaacaacaaatacaaaaatagggTTGGTAGGTAaaacaaagtaacaaaattcaataaaaattatttatttaaattcgtatCTAATATAGTACAATACAGACTAATAAACAACAATtcacaataaattaaagttaGCGTCAACTATTTTATTGACAGAATGCTCGGATAATACAATAAGTACGGGTGGTTCGCGTTACATAAAGTTGGTTCAAGCTTTAAATAAGggtagtaataaaatatcattctgctgtcatttaattttttctgtatttataaaaactaaccC
The genomic region above belongs to Pararge aegeria chromosome 11, ilParAegt1.1, whole genome shotgun sequence and contains:
- the LOC120627260 gene encoding xanthine dehydrogenase — translated: MGILNADEEASEVNTELVFYVNGKKVIETKPDPEWTLLWYLRKKLRLTGTKLGCAEGGCGACTVMISKYNRKEKKIVHLAVNACLAPVCAMHGLAVTTIEGIGSTKTKLHPVQERLAKAHGSQCGFCTPGIVMSMYTLLRSCKKVNFSDMEVAFQGNLCRCTGYRAIIEGYKTFIEDWETNRIVNDKSNGSSGGACGMGKDCCKNSTDNSETEFIFDKSSFLPYDSSQEPIFPPELKLSPIYDDQYLIYQGAKTAWYRPTTLESMLKLKNQYPEAKIVVGNTEVGVEVKFKHCVYPVIIMPNLVPEMNSVLETDTGLVVGAAVTLMEIENVFRKNIELLPKYKTRTLTTIIDMLNWFAGKQIRNVAAIGGNIMTGSPISDLNPILMALKVKLNLLSDKEGHRTVLMDETFFTGYRKNVVRPDEILLSIEIPYSSRYQYVKALKQAKRREDDISIVTAAVNVEFENDTNVINQITIAFGGMAPVTKIATKTSQSLKGLKWNEVMLDKAYTYMLDEMPLNPSVPGGNVLFRQALTMSLFLKAYLAIAKEMSQDYIHEDLIKPYHSSGAEQFHGSVPKSSQYFELVGDKQIKSDAVGRPVPHMSAIKQVTGEAIYCDDIPTAEGELYLAFVLSTKAHAKLVSVNAEEALKQPGVVAFFSAKDLTEEQNAIGPIFHDEELFASTKVVSQGQTIGVIIAQDQQTAQSAARNVKVEYVELEPTIITIEDAIKNESFYKQFPKSIKRGNVERMFNDLNNIIIEGECRMGGQEHFYLETHAAFAIPKKEDDELEIFCSSQHPSEIVKLTSHILHVPMNRIVARVKRLGGGFGGKESRGMLVALPVALAAHKLQRPVRCMLDRDEDMQMSGTRHPFLLKYKAAVTKEGKIMAAQVNIYNNGGYSIDLSGPVVERAMFHYENAYYIPNCEVTGYVCKTNLPSNTAFRGFGGPQGMFGAENMIEEIAYKLKKSPEEIRRINLYHENSVTHYGQVLEHCTLQRCWDECVEKSDLVQRRINIENYNKQHRWRKRGISIIPTKFGIAFTEKLLNQAGALVLIYTDGSVLLSHGGTEMGQGLHTKMIQVASRVLGIDTSKIHISETSTDKVPNTSATAASAGSDLNGMAVLEACETLVKRLQPYKDKNPNGKWEDWVSAAFVDRVSLSATGFHATPDIGFDFNKNSGKPFNYFTFGVACTEVEIDCLSGDHQVLRSDIVMDLGESINPAIDIGQIEGAFIQGYGLFTMEELIYSPTGTLYSRGPGAYKIPGFGDIPLEFNVSLLKGAPNPRAVFSSKAVGEPPLFLASSAFFAIKDAIRAARADAGVSLDFCLESPATSARIRMACEDHITQKIPVPQPGSYVPWNVVP